The nucleotide sequence agGTGAGTGTGGTAACACCCCATTTCCCGCAGAAACCAGCGGGTCTGGAGCAGTGGGTTGGTGATCTCGCTAACAAATACTACTGCATTGACTTCTGTAGCAGACTTCCCAAGCCCCAGCACCATGATCATGCCGCAGATGCTCAGCGTGTGATGGAACAGCATTAGGTCCCCCTCTGTCTGGAAATATAGGCACCAGCCCAGGTCAAAGATAAAGTAACCCAAAGTCAGGGACAGCACATGGATCTGAAGAGATGTGTTTGGTGAACCTGAAATGAAAGATGTGCATAAGTCTGGGGTCTTATTTAAGACATTCTTCTACAATACAGAGCAATACAGGTGTGAGTATGCCTCTTTCCTGCTTAGCTTCCAGCCTTATCCTGTGGGCCTGGAAGTTTGGATATCTGGTTCTGTTCTCCCTTCACACTTCAGCCTGCCCAACAGACCCAGGCAAGCTATCCCATCCCACcacacttctgtttctctttttttctccatgcttTTAGAAATCAGGGGTGGAAAGCCTGACCCTTATCAGCAGAACTATTTGAGATTTAATTATagaaaactgcaaataaaaccCCACAGCCAAATGCCAGGTGCTATTACACCCTTAAAGATGATAACAGCACTTAGACTATTCTCAACACATTCCTACAACTAATGTTGCAATAAACTCAAGCTACCAACCAGAAAACTTTCAATATATACATGgataaaaaaacaaagaaaacaaacaaacaaaaaaaggattaGCAGTAAGAAGTGGTAGGGGCTAAAGAAGAAGCAAGGGCATTAAACAAAATCCCGCCACAAACACACCCCAGAAACACACACATAAGAGAACAGACAGCAAAAGCAATCAGCCCCCCACTCCACCTGTAACAAGAGGTTTCCACACTGCATGACAAGGACACGTGTCAGGGTAAGACTCCAAACATACCTGCATGGGTCAGAGGCCAGGGGCCATCCAAGAGAGCAACATAACCAGAGAGGCAGGTGACAATCACCCCATGTAGCAAGGTGACCAAGCGACAGCTCCACTCATAGGAACGGTGCTTGTTCCGGTAGCAGAAGCAGGCGTACAGAAACAGCCAGGCAACAAAGCTGCAGGTCACCTCGAGAGCGATGGACACCATCCCGGTGAACACAGATTGAGGATGTTATGCACACAGCAGCCCTGTCAGCAAGGGGCATTCATCCAGACATCCACCTCAGCATCCACCCCAGCCCCTTTGCAGCAAccgcagggaaaaaaataatgaaaagaattaaaataaatagaaataaaataaaataaaaaagaaacccaaacaaaaacccccaaacagccaaacccaaaacaccagcacaaacaaaccaaaccaaccaaccaaaaccgCCCCACCAGAACATGCCTTGTACCCTTCCCGTGAGCACGGTGCTCTCCTGAAGCCCTCTTTGGCACCCCTTCCCTGCAAGACCCTCCTCGCTAACCAAGGGGCTAACCTTTGGGGAAAACCACGATCCCAGCACCCCCGGGCCCAAGCGGCTcagcccgccccgctccccctcgGGGGCCGGCGGacggcgcggcgggggccgggaCACGCGGGGGCCAGACCCgctcccccagcccggcccggaGGGAGGGAACGGGCGCCCCGGAGCGGCGCTTGCCCCGGGGCTGCTcggcagccccctgcccgctCCTTACCCCGCGCTCGCCGCCGCCTGCGCCTCACCGGCTCTGCCGCCCGGCTGCAGGTTCCAGCTCTGTCCGGGACGGGAGGCGGCACCGGCGCGCACCGAGAGGCTTTtatcttcccctccccttccctcccctcctctcccttttcctccctcccccgaCCGGGGCAGCTCCCGCCGGGGAGGGTCCGTCCCCCGCCCCAGCTCCCCCATCCATCGCCGGCGGACGTTCCCCTTGCCCCTCCGCTCCCCATCCCCGCTTACCCCACCCCGGAGGCGAGAAGGGATCCGAGCAGCACAGCTGCGTACCGGGGCAGGGAGAgggccctgctgctgggggaccGTGCCGGGAAGGGGGAACAGGGGAGGAGAAGTAAGGACAGGCGTCTGGAGCCTGTCAGCCAGGCTGGAACCTCCATCCACCCTCAGCCCTCCCGGCTGGAAGAGTCCCACAGGGTCCCCAGGCTTTAATGCGGCTGAATGTTTCtctccaaggaaggagaatAAAGTGGAGAATAAAGCTGGATCAGGCAAGAAGGGaggtgcttttttccttttgttggtgttttttaaaagaagtgtcCTGGGGTCCTCCTTCAACTTTTATACCTGGTTTTGAAAGCGGAGGCCGGGTGGGTGGGTTTGCAGTGACCAGCTTTGTGCTGTCCTGTGCTGACTTCAAGGAGGGAAGGCTGCGACAGGGGCTGGGACGGCTTGGTCCGGAGCTGGGGAGCGGTGCTGGCTGTGCAGGGAGGAGCGGCGCAGAACGCACAGAACAGGATGAGCGAGCGAGGAGCTGAGCTGGGGCCAAGCGCTCGGgccgggcagaggcaggagtgAGTAACCACGAAAGAGCTGTGCTTCCTCCAAGCCCTGACAGTGAACTCAGTGTCGGTACCAGGGAATTTCTGTTCATtcaatttgctttaaaaactgcCTAAAAAGATTGTGATTGCCAAACCTCCCTTACAGCCAAAGAGCCCTATGCTGGGGGTGAAACCAATCACCCAGAGCATGAGAGGCCGCTTCTATGGCTGCTGAGGTCTGGTGTGTGTGCTGTGCTCCATAGGATGTTTTGCTGTGTTCTAAAAGCTCTGGTAACACATTAAAATGCACTTCTAGTTGGATTGTAGATTATAGGTTGCCCTTCTACTTGAGCTAAATCTTCCTGATTTTTCTCTACTTTGCCAGCATTTTGGCCCCAGTTCTGAAGCAAGCtcacaggctgtgctggcagggacCCGCTGGCACAGAGAAAGGGGGTCCCACTGCAGCTCAGGCACTCATCCCTGCTGGCATCTCTAAAGGTGAGCCTCAACTTATGCTCAGCTACTGAAGGCATTGTATTGGACTGTTAGGATCTATGCTAATTCTACCAGGACTGTAAGTCCCAAGGCATCAGGAATGATGAGGACTGTAAGTCCCAAGGCATCAGGAATGATGAGGGCACTTGACGGGCTCATTTGGACACTTAGAAATGCTCAAAGTCTCCCGTCAGGCCACAGGGAGAACTGGGAAGGGCAAGCAACAGAGCCCTGCTGTCCCAGCTTGCACTCACTGTCCTCACAGGtggaaaacagaggagaaaagacaGGGGAATgaacagtaaaagaaattaaataccaCAAGAAATTGTTAATTTGCCAGCCCTTCCCAGTCTTGCTTGAACTTGGGCACTGCTGAACATCATGGTTGTATGAGGTATCCCACCTCCTACCTGGGCTGCTCACTTGCTTAGAGCTCTGCAGTTGCTACCGCAGTTAAGTGGAAAAGTCACCCCTGATGTCAGTCATTAATAGGAGTGCATCTCCTGTATGCACTCAAGCATCTATCAACAGAACAGTCAGGAGTATTTGTCCATTTTTATATTCTGAGGATGCCAGGTCAGTTACCTCTGGCTAAAAGCAGGAACTAGAGAGAGAGGTCTACCTACAGACAGACCAGAACTTCCAAAGGCATACCACATCCTTGATTTGATTTCGGAACTGAGTGGGATCTGGGTCATTTCTCCAGAGAGCTTGTGTATGACCAGACTACAGATAAAAATAGAAGATGAATGGGGTTGCATCCCTTATACTCACAGACAATAGGGATGGGACCCACAGAGGTGTTTTAGACAGGGACTCAGCTGACAGCTGGCTCTTCACTCACACCTGAGGTTCACGTCACTGATGGTTCACATCACGTCCACTGAAGGTGGAGTAGCAGCGGAGCTCTTCTCAAGAGAAGAGTCGGGACAGAGACCGTCGAAACAGTTCAGGCACAAGGGCTGCTTTGGTAGCAGACCCGGTTGTTCAGGACGTTATGTGCGTTCTTATAGCCACTGTGAGGCACATCTGCCTGTGAGCAATTGTTCCCTGCGTTGTTTATGTGTGGCTGTGGGATGTGACTCTTAGCCTTGGAAAGCTGGAATTTCCTGCCTTGTATATTTTTAATCCCTTAGATGCTCCTGTGAGTCTGGAAGTATTTCTGGAAGACAGGGAATGAAGACCTTTCCCTTCAAACTGTAGCTTTTTGTGAAACAAACAAGCTGCTAGTGTTTGTTTTCCTATTCAGGACAAGTTTATCAATAAATCTGAGAGACTTGTTACTGTGTTTATAAACTTTTCAGCGGACAACAATTCTCATAATGTGTCTGCACAACACCTGGCACAGCTTGGCTTTGATCTCAGCTGCAATACTAATGTGCAGATACCGTTATTCAGCATTTAATACATTTGTAATTTCCCACCCAGCTTTCAGAAGTAATATTCCAAAAGTTATGCGGTGCTGCCTTTGTGGGAGCAAATTAGaggaatttctgaaaattaaatggaatGGTCCTTGTCAGTTAAGAGCCAGATTTTGATCTTGATGTATCTTCTCTATAAGTGTACACATGTACAATAACTTGTAAACATATTATTGTAAATAGTAAGCTGCCtttcaaaactttatttttggtCTCTTTTGACAGAGAGTCTTACAAACCTCTGGGAGTCTTTACCAAGTGTTTAAGTAGACCGTCAGTTGACTCTGAAATCTGTAGCTAAATTACAGCTCAGCTACCAAGCATAGGATTAATGTAGGGATTACTAAGTAAAATTTGCAGGCTAGGGTTATGAAGGCAATCAGAATGGTCACTTctaagatttttaaataattgcttGTAATCTATGAAATAACTTGATATTTTTTACAGTAGAAATGAGCTGGAAACTAGAGCTTTGCCAAGCGCTGGTGTAATAAATGTCTTCGATGGCTGGCAGCAGAATCAGCTGTAATGTTCATCATTCATGAACTATGCTATTTAGCACAAGCTGAGTtctgagagaaggaaaggattATCATCACCATCACCTAATGGGGATTAAGTCATTTGTCCAAGGTCATACAGGAAGTAAAATAAGATAGGGTGTCCCAAAAGTATAGATGAGTGGTTTACATTTGTTCTTCCTATCTGCTAATCTTTAAATAGTCATAATagccaaaatttaaaaagaaaaaggaaaaaagtaaaagagagAGAGTGTCATTGTCTTAGCAGCATGCCATCCTGTGATGCGCTTGTTTCCATTATGTAGATTATTAATTTCAAGAAGGTCTGTATCTTAggagggaggtgctggagcaaGATCCCTTCATGCCACTTGAACATCTTTTTCATATGGAACTGGCTTTGAATAAGGATTGTAAAATTATTGCTTAAAAAGCTGGAAGCTTCCTAAGGGGTCTTTATAGTTACAGAGTGACAGCCAGCCACCCATCATCTTCATCcctggccagggctgctgtTTAGTCAAAATCCAAATCCTGCTGACTTTATTCATTAGGGTTGCAGCACACTCAGTGAACAGTCACACACAAATAACTTCTCaggctggcaagaaaaaaagatagatTGTTTCATCCTCCATCCTTCTCTCAGAGTGTTGGCCAGCCCTCACAGGAGCTTGAGTGAGGTGTTTCAATGAAAGACCTGAGAGGAAAGGCAGCTCCTTGAGGGGGGCTCATGAATTTGCCACTTCTCACCTACACCTCTCCCTTAGGACTTGCAGCATCTCTTCTCCAAGGGCACAAGCCCATAGTGATGCACCTGGCAGGGTTCAGCCGTGGCAGGTATGATTGAGTCATCAATGCGCCTTGGCTCATCTTAGTACGCGGTGGGGTTTATGCCATCCCAGCCAGTCAGGAGAGGAAAATTCTCCTCCCACACACTTTATCTGCATATGAGTACGGGTCAATGATTTGTTTTctaagtagatttttttttttaactatgtCAGGATTGAAATTTTCATGTAAAAGTATACTTTTTCTAATCTTTTAGACCAGGTAAGAGAGAAACACAGATCTGGAAAGGTTTCTTtccaacaaaaccagcaaaacactGGCATGCTttagttaaaaagcaaaacaaatttctgctgatttgttcatttctgtttctcctaACCTCCACCATTTTAGGACAGATCCCTTAGCCTCACCCCACCAGCCTCCCAGCCAGTTTAACTCAGCTGCTTATgtgaaattaatggaaatgcATCAGGCAAAATACTTATAGTATCAACCCCAATTCTCTATCGAGTAACCAAGATCTTGCATGTGAATAAAAACTGTTACCAGTCTCTGGCTGTGTATACGTGAGTATCTACTACTAGTGTTCAGCAGCAATCGCACAGGATTTTCCAGCAGGACAGAGCCAGCGCTGGCGGGGAGCTGAGCAGATATTGCTCTGTGTCTGCAGAGCTTGCCTTAGAGCATTTTGAGAGCCCACTGTTATAAGCAATCCCATGGAGGCAAATGGCAGGGGTAAGTTCAGACAGGGAGGGCACGTTGGCAGGATCTGTCCCTGCAGCTGACCCAGCAAACAAGTACCTGGGTTTAAATGCAGTTGTCGTAGCAcagttgttttaaaacactgctgtgGTGTCATTCTCTTGGCTGGAGGagaatttgttttttcctcaagaATTCTGTGATTAAGGCACACTATAGAAAGAGCTGTCATGTTTAATTCCTGTCACTCCAGCTCTAGAAAGCAGTTCTTGTCCCTGTTTCAGACAGTAATGGGAACCTTAAGGAATCTGCCAAGAGACCCACCCGCACAGCTGCACCAAACCTGTCACAGCTCAGCTCTAGAATGATTCATTTCAAATAGTTTGTTTCACATCTCCAAATACAGTTGGGAAGCAATGGAGAGCAAGGCTTGAAATCTACCCTACAAGCATGTAAGAAAATTTACTTAACGGTAGAAGAAGGGCTACAGCAATCAGGAGAGTTAGATTAATAC is from Phalacrocorax carbo chromosome 21, bPhaCar2.1, whole genome shotgun sequence and encodes:
- the LOC104051020 gene encoding TLC domain-containing protein 5, yielding MVSIALEVTCSFVAWLFLYACFCYRNKHRSYEWSCRLVTLLHGVIVTCLSGYVALLDGPWPLTHAGSPNTSLQIHVLSLTLGYFIFDLGWCLYFQTEGDLMLFHHTLSICGMIMVLGLGKSATEVNAVVFVSEITNPLLQTRWFLREMGCYHTHLGEVVDFFFVFLFLVLRIGGGAFIMYAMMTSPDSSWLLKAGGLAMYTVSLGFMVEICHFVRRKILKKYGSWTNLRSMNAPVKTNGHLTAHKRVVDGNPLRYGPGY